One genomic window of Candidatus Didemnitutus sp. includes the following:
- the flgK gene encoding flagellar hook-associated protein FlgK — MSGLFSTLGASVKALNAHARAIEIAGKNLSNVNNTAYARQRVIYGDRGTVVTPEGAQSLGLEALAVQQLRDALLDRQVMRETALKSSFEAEQDVLGRAQAGLGQSIDRSSSTTASSSNASTNGLAGALDDFFNAFQSVAASPTDIGERQTLLQKAAILTDRFNQTDARLAQVQSDVDTAVTADVADVNRLLSTIADLNAQIGRIEVGAPNTAIDLRDQRQAKLEELAAIIPIEARNTDNGQIQVVMKDAANADVVLVDKAAVTGPVAFTGTGLTGGASATALVFSSGKIYGQLSARDGAVQDLRNALDGMARQLVTSVNAAYNPSATPGADFFAAGTTAGTISVQAGVTAATLRAGNGSAGDNSIALAVAAIASQNFSTAGGDAVDGTLSQYFSQSVSNLGQALASANSRVDDQTNISNLVKSQRDAVSGVSLDEEMADLVRFQRAFQASSRVFSVVDDLLDTVVNRLGH; from the coding sequence ATGTCCGGCCTCTTCTCCACTCTCGGTGCGTCCGTCAAAGCGCTCAACGCGCACGCCCGCGCCATTGAGATCGCCGGCAAGAACCTCTCGAACGTCAACAACACCGCCTACGCGCGCCAGCGGGTCATCTACGGCGATCGCGGCACGGTGGTCACGCCTGAGGGCGCACAGAGCCTCGGCCTCGAAGCGCTCGCCGTGCAGCAGCTCCGCGACGCGTTGCTCGATCGCCAGGTCATGCGCGAGACCGCGCTGAAATCCTCCTTCGAAGCCGAGCAGGACGTCCTCGGCCGCGCGCAAGCCGGCCTCGGCCAGAGCATCGACCGCTCCTCCTCCACGACCGCCTCCAGCTCGAACGCTTCCACCAACGGCCTCGCTGGCGCGCTCGACGATTTCTTCAACGCCTTCCAAAGCGTCGCCGCCAGCCCGACCGACATCGGCGAACGCCAGACGCTGCTCCAAAAAGCCGCGATCCTCACCGACCGCTTCAACCAGACCGACGCCCGCCTCGCCCAAGTGCAGTCCGACGTCGACACCGCCGTCACCGCCGACGTCGCCGACGTCAACCGCCTCCTCTCCACCATCGCCGACCTCAACGCCCAGATCGGCCGCATCGAAGTCGGCGCCCCGAACACCGCGATCGACCTCCGCGACCAACGCCAGGCCAAGCTCGAGGAACTCGCCGCGATCATCCCGATCGAAGCCCGCAACACCGACAACGGCCAGATCCAGGTCGTGATGAAGGACGCCGCCAACGCCGACGTCGTCCTCGTCGACAAGGCCGCTGTCACCGGCCCCGTCGCGTTCACCGGCACCGGCCTCACCGGCGGCGCCTCCGCCACCGCCCTCGTCTTCTCCTCCGGCAAGATCTACGGCCAGCTCTCCGCGCGCGACGGCGCCGTGCAGGATCTCCGCAACGCCCTCGACGGCATGGCGCGGCAACTCGTCACCTCCGTCAACGCCGCCTACAATCCGAGCGCGACCCCCGGCGCCGATTTCTTCGCCGCCGGCACCACCGCCGGCACCATCTCCGTGCAAGCCGGCGTCACCGCCGCCACCTTGCGCGCCGGCAACGGCTCCGCTGGCGACAACTCCATCGCCCTCGCGGTCGCGGCGATCGCCAGCCAGAATTTCTCCACCGCGGGCGGCGACGCCGTCGACGGCACGCTCAGCCAGTATTTTTCCCAGTCGGTCTCCAACCTCGGCCAGGCGCTCGCCAGCGCCAACTCCCGCGTCGATGACCAGACCAACATCAGCAACCTCGTGAAATCGCAGCGCGACGCCGTGAGCGGCGTCTCGCTCGACGAGGAGATGGCCGACCTCGTGCGTTTCCAACGCGCGTTCCAGGCCTCCTCCCGCGTCTTCTCCGTCGTCGACGATCTCCTCGACACCGTCGTGAACCGCCTCGGCCACTGA
- the flgN gene encoding flagellar export chaperone FlgN, which translates to MDHDWKIIADALRHEIAEYGGLLHLFEEQQRYLFARNPDGVLRLSGEIESLVHSLHESRRNREALVAAFATEHNELPTATLRTLLPHFAADVRPLLEALISEINILIHRVRRTSRHNHSLLSRTVEAQQELLRQLRPDAFTQTYAPTGRVTLGGVRPEPAFRVAG; encoded by the coding sequence ATGGATCACGACTGGAAAATCATCGCGGACGCCCTCCGCCACGAGATCGCCGAATACGGCGGCCTCCTCCACCTCTTCGAGGAACAGCAACGCTACCTCTTCGCGCGCAACCCCGACGGCGTGCTCCGCCTCAGCGGCGAGATCGAGTCGCTCGTGCACAGCCTCCACGAATCCCGCCGCAACCGCGAGGCGCTCGTCGCCGCGTTCGCCACCGAGCACAACGAGCTGCCCACCGCCACGCTGCGCACGCTGCTCCCGCACTTCGCCGCCGATGTCCGCCCGCTGCTCGAGGCGCTCATCTCCGAGATCAACATTCTCATTCACCGCGTCCGCCGCACCTCGCGCCACAACCACTCGCTGCTCTCCCGCACCGTCGAGGCCCAGCAGGAACTGCTCCGCCAGCTCCGCCCCGACGCCTTCACGCAAACCTACGCGCCCACCGGCCGCGTCACTCTCGGCGGCGTCCGCCCCGAGCCCGCCTTCCGCGTCGCGGGCTGA
- a CDS encoding flagellar biosynthesis protein FlgJ: protein MNVSAISPRQSAAQVASMMANPGKMQNLPQSEQVKAVAGQFEAILLRQFLQESVGSIMGGKEGGAGGGGSVYGYLLTDVLSNQLSAAGGLGLGNILQHQLTPRASLAADTAGQKD from the coding sequence ATGAACGTCTCCGCCATTTCTCCCCGCCAGTCCGCCGCCCAGGTCGCCTCGATGATGGCGAACCCCGGCAAGATGCAGAACCTCCCGCAATCCGAGCAGGTGAAGGCCGTCGCCGGCCAGTTCGAGGCCATCCTCCTCCGCCAGTTCCTCCAGGAAAGCGTCGGCAGCATCATGGGCGGCAAGGAAGGCGGCGCCGGCGGTGGCGGCAGCGTCTACGGTTACCTGCTCACCGACGTCCTCTCGAATCAACTCTCCGCCGCCGGCGGCCTCGGCCTCGGCAACATTCTCCAACACCAGCTCACACCTCGCGCTTCGCTGGCCGCAGACACGGCCGGCCAGAAAGACTGA